ATAGGAGCAGGCTTCATAGCCATCGGTTACATCCTCTCCGTCCTAGCCGGATACGTCATCATATTGGTTATAATAGGAGTAAATTGGAGAGCCTTATTGAAGGTGTATGACGACCAACCAGTCTAGGCATCACCCCCCACAACAAGCACACCCACATTAGAACGCTGCGAGAGTCTAAGTTCGGATTATGACTTAACGGGCCCGGTTGGATTTTAATCCTATATATCACGGTTTAAATTTTTTCTGGATCCTCCCCAGAATTGCGCGTTCTAGCACGTCGATATTGTTACGGTACCTTTTTCAGTCATGCCGTCAGAAGCCTCAAAGAAGGATGTCAATCAATCGCAGATTTTGCTCATTCGCAGAAAGGGCAAAAATCTCTGTTAGGGTGATTCTCGTTTTCCCTAACGCTCGGTTTGACAAGATGCCACAGGGTACCCTCTAATTGTTTCATCTCTTGGTCATCTTCGCATGATTCAACATGGTATAAATTATACTTCTTACTATGACCTCTTAACCTATTTTCTACGCTCCTGCTTTGACCTACGTAAACAGATATCTTACCGTTGTTCATTAAGTTAACAAGAACATAGCAAGCTTTTTTGAATTTACCTCGATCATCTTTCAGGTAGTCGGCAGACTTTAGGACTATTGGAGATAGCATATCATAGCCCTTATCCACGAGCCACCTTAAGTTGTGCTTCATTCCTCTTATCTTATCATATTCTTTATGATTTCTGTAATCAAGGCTGGGATTGATGGTTGTAAGAAATTCTGTGGCCACTTCACGAAAGGCCGCCTGGTTGCTTCCTCTATTTGCTAGCTCACCCCTCCTTCTAGACCACTTTTTTAACGGATAAATCTTTACAATTGGGGTCAACAAGTCTTCGAAACTTGAATTGGAAACATTCTTAAGAGTCATCACGCTTGGAAATAGTGTATTAAAAACCCCGGCGCCGAAAGGGGCGACTAAAAGAAAATCTTCTTGATAGTCGTCCTCAAATGCCTTATTCCATAGCTTTCTGATTGTGTTCCAGTACTCTTTTAGATGTGCTACTTTTTTGTCAATTGGCACTCGAGATATCGGATTTTCTTCGCTTGACAAATACCTGAAGCTATCCACAAAGCTACCTTCCTTAATAGGCTTCCACTCATCAGATAGATCGTTGGGCACCTTAACTTTCTTGTACCATGGGTTTTCAGGGTCGTTTTCAAGTTTTATAGCTATCTTTAACGCTTCTAGCTTCCACCTCTGCCACGGAATTACATCCTTGATTTCGCTTGCGAGTTTTTCAACTCGAGCTTCTTCGGCATAAAAAAGTACTCTGAGCTGTAGGGATGGATCCACTCTCTTTTGAGTACCGTTTATTACTAAGAATTGCGCCGCCTCTTGATATTCATCTAAACCGTAAACTAACGTCACGGGAGCTTCATACTTCGAGTTCTTGAGATCTTTTATTCCCCATACTCTATGTTGACCGTCTACAACATATAATGTCGCGTCATCACCTATGATTAGCTTCCCATCTTTAAATTTGAGCGGTTCCGAGGCTGTATTTCTTACATTTAATACTATAGATGTTGGCATGACAGGCAGGACGATACTGTGGCAACTTTCCAGAAAATTGAGTATCCGCCTCATCCTATTCGGGTTTAGGGATCTTTGATAGCCCTGTTGGATGTTGATATCAGGATTGTAAGTATCAGGAATGAGCTGTTTGTTCTCTATTAGATCTTTAATTTGCTCTACGCTTAACTTAGTCAGGTATACTCTTATGTCCTTAGTCTGCGTCAATTCGATAGCTGGAAGTACAAGACGCATGTGTAAATGTCTTCTTGCTAGTATATTTATTGTTTAGGTTGATTCAGAATTAGTAGTTTTTTTAAATCAGTGTAAAAATCGGCTTCTATTTCCTAACTTCCTACAAGCAGTTTTTATCGCATTATACTTCTCATCGATAGGTAAGCTTTCCATGCTCTCGAAGGGCATATATATTCTTACAAAAAATGAATGCCCAACATAAAAGTTTAACCCGCGATATAGCGGGCCCGGTGGGATTCGAACCCACGACCCCCGGCTTAGAGGGCCGATGCGCTATCCTGACTGCGCCACGGGCCCAAACTAGAATAGACCTCTCAGGTTTAAACCATACGCCTAGACTTAAATTTTAACTCCTTCCTTCCCACCCACATTCTCTCTCCTTCCTACTCTCTCTATCTAACTCTCTCTAACTAACTCTCTCTCAACACAAAAAACAAACAAATAAAAAACACACACAAACCCTAGGAATTCTAGCATTCTAACATTCTAGGCAGCTAGGTAACCTGGGCATCCAGGTCTCTCGCTCGCCCCTCAGATACTTCGCTAGTAGCAATGCTTCTTCGTTGATTAGGGTCTCAACGGTCTGCGATTCACCAAACTTAATTCTCGACAGTTCAATTTTGGATTCAAAGAACCCGTTCAACTTCTCCATTAGATCGTGGGTTTGTGAATCGTTCAAGTAGACCCTCTTTCCTCTCTTGTTTCTCGTCAAATCTTCGGTTTTCACCATGAAGTCTTTCAGCTTTAGATTTCGACAATATCGGATCAAGAAATCATCAATAAGGCAACGATATAGCTCTTGAAAATCGCAAACTAAACTAGGCTTCCCAAACTGAACCGAATGGAGAAAGCCCAGATAAGGCTCTAGCTTGGCTCTGATTAAGGCTCTGTGAACCT
The Candidatus Bathyarchaeia archaeon genome window above contains:
- a CDS encoding DGQHR domain-containing protein: MRLVLPAIELTQTKDIRVYLTKLSVEQIKDLIENKQLIPDTYNPDINIQQGYQRSLNPNRMRRILNFLESCHSIVLPVMPTSIVLNVRNTASEPLKFKDGKLIIGDDATLYVVDGQHRVWGIKDLKNSKYEAPVTLVYGLDEYQEAAQFLVINGTQKRVDPSLQLRVLFYAEEARVEKLASEIKDVIPWQRWKLEALKIAIKLENDPENPWYKKVKVPNDLSDEWKPIKEGSFVDSFRYLSSEENPISRVPIDKKVAHLKEYWNTIRKLWNKAFEDDYQEDFLLVAPFGAGVFNTLFPSVMTLKNVSNSSFEDLLTPIVKIYPLKKWSRRRGELANRGSNQAAFREVATEFLTTINPSLDYRNHKEYDKIRGMKHNLRWLVDKGYDMLSPIVLKSADYLKDDRGKFKKACYVLVNLMNNGKISVYVGQSRSVENRLRGHSKKYNLYHVESCEDDQEMKQLEGTLWHLVKPSVRENENHPNRDFCPFCE
- the cas1 gene encoding CRISPR-associated endonuclease Cas1, with the translated sequence MSIITTQRGRPVAMLKSLDDDSHVKTRLCQYEAVNNGKGVYIAKQIVLSKIKGQNGILAKYNMQPLGDKAQVMVENIGTASLEMAKRRLTSIEGKFSELYFKQIFGLFSEKLRPDARKKFKAYDGINNAFNLAYEVLSWKVHRALIRAKLEPYLGFLHSVQFGKPSLVCDFQELYRCLIDDFLIRYCRNLKLKDFMVKTEDLTRNKRGKRVYLNDSQTHDLMEKLNGFFESKIELSRIKFGESQTVETLINEEALLLAKYLRGERETWMPRLPSCLEC